A portion of the Bacillus sp. es.034 genome contains these proteins:
- a CDS encoding PTS lactose/cellobiose transporter subunit IIA has translation MAEIRNVEMEIFEIISNGGNAKSTAYEALVKAHEGKFDEAEEMIKTAHDELNKAHKTQTSLIQAEINGEEFEKSLLMIHAQDHLMTSISEISLIEQMIPMLKRIHALESQSN, from the coding sequence ATGGCAGAGATCCGCAACGTGGAAATGGAGATATTTGAGATCATATCAAACGGTGGGAATGCGAAGAGTACGGCTTATGAAGCCCTCGTTAAAGCACATGAGGGGAAATTCGATGAGGCGGAAGAGATGATCAAGACCGCCCATGACGAATTGAATAAAGCCCACAAGACACAAACAAGCCTGATCCAGGCCGAAATCAACGGGGAAGAATTTGAAAAATCCCTTCTTATGATTCATGCGCAGGATCACTTGATGACGTCAATCAGTGAAATCTCATTAATTGAACAAATGATACCGATGTTAAAGAGAATCCATGCACTCGAAAGCCAATCTAATTAA
- a CDS encoding MupG family TIM beta-alpha barrel fold protein, with translation MSKKLGVSIYPNHSTTEKDKEYLALAASYGFQRVFTCLLSVEGDKEGIIANFKETIKFAREKNMEVIADISPRIFKELDISYDDLSFFADLGAHGIRLDLGYTGHEESMMSYNPYDLKIELNMSNATKYIDNIMTYQPNKDQLLGCHNFYPHRYSGLSYPFFIECSQKFKDFGMRTAAFVSSADATFGPWPVTEGLPTLEMHRSLPIDVQAKHLFATGLIDDVIISNAYASEREMQLLSELNTSKLTFTVETHETTTDLEKTIIFEEPHFYRGDVSDYMIRSTQSRVKYRGREFAPHNNVDIKRGDIIIENDLYAQYAGELQIALKDMENSGKTNVVGRIREEEVFLLDYLKPWSNFAFQPSKKV, from the coding sequence ATGAGTAAAAAACTGGGCGTTTCAATCTATCCGAATCATTCTACAACTGAAAAAGATAAAGAGTATTTGGCCCTTGCCGCTTCATACGGATTCCAACGTGTGTTTACCTGCTTATTATCCGTTGAGGGAGACAAGGAAGGCATCATTGCGAACTTCAAAGAAACGATCAAGTTTGCTCGCGAGAAGAATATGGAAGTCATAGCCGACATCAGTCCACGTATTTTTAAAGAGCTGGATATTTCTTACGATGATCTATCCTTTTTTGCCGACCTGGGTGCTCACGGTATCCGCCTTGACCTTGGATATACCGGTCATGAAGAATCCATGATGTCGTACAACCCCTATGATTTGAAAATCGAATTGAACATGAGTAATGCCACGAAATACATCGATAATATCATGACGTATCAGCCCAATAAGGACCAATTATTAGGGTGCCATAACTTTTATCCGCACCGTTACTCCGGTTTATCTTATCCTTTCTTTATCGAATGCAGCCAGAAATTCAAGGACTTCGGCATGAGAACGGCAGCCTTTGTGTCTTCCGCAGATGCCACATTTGGTCCATGGCCTGTCACAGAAGGATTGCCTACACTGGAAATGCACCGTTCCCTTCCTATTGATGTACAGGCGAAGCATCTGTTTGCGACTGGACTGATTGACGACGTCATCATCAGCAATGCCTATGCGTCCGAACGTGAAATGCAGCTGCTCAGTGAATTGAATACATCGAAGCTCACTTTCACCGTCGAAACCCATGAAACGACTACGGATTTAGAGAAAACGATCATCTTTGAAGAACCCCATTTTTACCGTGGAGATGTATCGGATTATATGATTCGTTCCACTCAAAGTCGCGTCAAATACAGAGGAAGAGAATTTGCACCACATAACAACGTTGACATCAAGCGTGGGGACATCATCATTGAAAACGACTTATATGCCCAATATGCAGGAGAACTTCAGATTGCCCTGAAGGATATGGAGAACTCCGGGAAGACGAATGTGGTGGGCAGGATCCGGGAAGAAGAAGTCTTCCTTCTTGATTATTTGAAACCCTGGAGCAATTTTGCCTTTCAGCCAAGTAAGAAGGTTTAA
- a CDS encoding BadF/BadG/BcrA/BcrD ATPase family protein: MTRVIGIDAGGTKIQGLVMDMEKNILFQSLSGHGNPSVSYEEALRNLSSVVQQCLDHTASDGATHIVIGMAGGGSGNISHRIQSELSRMTSLPIILINDATLAYFSLIGNRNGVMTIAGTGSICYGRNGVREGTTGGWGHLLGDEGSAYHLAIEASKQIVREMDSGIPLSPLSLSILNNINATDAKGLKGFIYSSSKGEIARLAKVIHMEAEAGDETALTLLKNAGKQLAAQTIALIETLQIETKPVIALKGSVLEHNPVVQSTFKETISTVFMDPIFIVDSTSPATGAVDIVEAIRKGRLSYE, translated from the coding sequence ATGACTAGAGTAATAGGGATCGATGCAGGCGGAACAAAAATTCAGGGACTCGTCATGGATATGGAAAAGAATATCCTTTTCCAAAGTTTATCCGGACACGGGAACCCGTCAGTCTCGTATGAGGAAGCATTGCGTAATCTCTCCTCAGTCGTTCAACAATGCCTGGACCATACTGCTTCAGATGGTGCCACCCACATTGTCATCGGAATGGCAGGTGGAGGGTCGGGGAACATTTCCCACCGAATTCAGTCAGAATTGAGCAGGATGACTTCCCTTCCCATCATTCTGATAAACGATGCGACACTTGCCTATTTCAGCTTGATCGGTAACCGGAATGGTGTGATGACCATCGCGGGCACGGGATCGATTTGTTACGGAAGGAACGGAGTAAGAGAAGGAACGACCGGGGGCTGGGGTCACTTACTTGGAGATGAAGGCAGTGCCTACCACCTTGCCATCGAAGCGAGCAAACAGATTGTCAGGGAAATGGACTCAGGCATCCCCCTCTCCCCCCTTTCCCTCAGCATACTGAACAACATCAACGCTACTGACGCCAAAGGATTGAAAGGATTCATCTATTCTTCTTCAAAAGGGGAGATTGCCCGGCTTGCGAAAGTGATCCACATGGAAGCAGAGGCCGGGGATGAAACGGCCCTTACCTTATTGAAAAACGCCGGCAAACAGCTTGCCGCACAGACCATCGCATTGATCGAAACGTTACAGATTGAAACAAAGCCGGTCATAGCTTTGAAAGGGAGTGTCCTCGAACACAATCCCGTGGTTCAATCCACGTTTAAAGAAACGATCTCAACAGTGTTTATGGATCCGATTTTTATCGTTGATTCTACGTCCCCCGCTACAGGTGCAGTGGACATAGTTGAAGCAATCCGGAAAGGAAGGTTGTCATATGAGTAA